A region of Streptomyces paludis DNA encodes the following proteins:
- a CDS encoding cation:proton antiporter regulatory subunit codes for MEPTAHVSKTPLPGVGTRYDLNTEAGKHLSVVVHQDGRRILAFHDPEDDDNCRDAAPLAPHESNALSKLLMPDPVAHLHQHLEIDLLTEHIPVTKRSPYVGRTLGDTQVRSRTGASIVAVLRRTDAFPSPTPDFRFALGDTLVVVGTREGVDAVAELITGG; via the coding sequence ATGGAGCCCACAGCTCACGTCAGCAAGACCCCCCTGCCCGGGGTCGGTACCCGCTACGACCTGAACACCGAAGCGGGAAAGCACCTGTCGGTGGTCGTGCACCAGGACGGGCGGCGCATTCTCGCGTTCCACGACCCCGAGGACGACGACAACTGCCGGGACGCCGCCCCCCTGGCGCCGCACGAGTCGAACGCGCTCTCGAAGCTGCTGATGCCCGATCCCGTCGCGCATCTGCATCAACACCTTGAGATCGACCTGCTCACCGAGCACATCCCGGTCACCAAGCGCTCCCCCTACGTGGGCCGGACGCTCGGTGACACCCAGGTGCGCAGCCGCACGGGCGCGTCCATCGTCGCCGTGCTGCGCCGCACCGATGCCTTTCCCTCGCCCACCCCGGACTTCCGCTTCGCCCTGGGGGACACGCTCGTCGTCGTCGGAACCCGGGAAGGCGTGGACGCCGTCGCCGAACTGATCACCGGAGGATAA
- a CDS encoding DUF3040 domain-containing protein, translated as MATDEDRRLDDLAERLGRDDPRFAHAMRSGTPCSPQEYRRGAAWAMLAVALGGLALGIAIGHGLLIAGGLVLAGAAAHRFDPDRNRVRQGIAPPPG; from the coding sequence ATGGCGACGGACGAGGACCGACGGCTCGACGACCTGGCGGAGCGGCTCGGCCGCGACGACCCCCGGTTCGCGCACGCGATGCGCTCCGGAACCCCGTGCAGCCCGCAGGAGTACCGGCGGGGCGCCGCCTGGGCCATGCTGGCCGTCGCGCTCGGCGGGCTCGCCCTCGGCATCGCCATCGGCCACGGGCTGCTCATAGCGGGCGGGCTGGTGCTCGCGGGAGCCGCCGCGCACCGCTTCGACCCCGACCGCAACCGGGTCCGGCAGGGCATCGCACCGCCGCCGGGCTAG
- a CDS encoding HAMP domain-containing sensor histidine kinase, protein MSLFWRIFLLNAAVLFAATALLLLGPVTISAPVLLTEALIMALGLAAMLVANAALLRIGLSPLQRLTRAMTTTDLLRPGRRPAVSGHGEIAELIMTFNTMLDRLEAERAASSGLALSAQEAERRRIAQELHDEIGQTLTAVLLELKRVADRAPAPLRAELHHVQETTRGSLDEIRRIARRLRPGVLEELGLISALKALTNEITTHSRLSVRCGFDSELPPLGEDVELVLYRVAQEGLTNIVRHADAHRVELALRRTPSGVELLLRDDGRGIGTATEGAGIRGMRERALLIGAEVSVERGPGGGAGGGGTDVRLRVPICARPDEDASEGNGEPGRHDGHEGQDRHDRQLRHDRLNGNGDDRP, encoded by the coding sequence GTGTCCCTGTTCTGGCGGATCTTCCTGCTCAACGCGGCCGTACTGTTCGCGGCGACCGCGCTGCTGCTGCTCGGCCCCGTCACCATCTCCGCCCCCGTCCTGCTGACCGAGGCGCTGATCATGGCGCTGGGGCTGGCGGCCATGCTCGTCGCCAACGCCGCGCTGCTGCGGATCGGGCTCAGCCCGCTGCAACGGCTCACCCGGGCCATGACCACCACCGATCTGCTGCGGCCCGGGCGCCGTCCCGCGGTGTCGGGGCACGGCGAGATCGCCGAGCTGATCATGACGTTCAACACCATGCTGGACCGGCTCGAAGCCGAGCGGGCGGCCAGCAGCGGGCTCGCGCTCTCCGCCCAGGAGGCCGAACGCCGCAGGATCGCGCAGGAGTTGCACGACGAGATCGGCCAGACCCTCACGGCCGTCCTGCTCGAACTGAAACGGGTCGCCGACCGGGCGCCCGCACCGCTCCGGGCCGAGCTGCACCACGTACAGGAGACCACCCGGGGCAGCCTCGACGAGATCCGCCGGATCGCCCGCCGGCTCCGCCCCGGGGTGCTGGAGGAGCTGGGACTGATCAGCGCGCTCAAGGCGCTCACCAACGAGATCACGACCCACAGTCGGCTGTCGGTCCGGTGCGGCTTCGACAGCGAACTGCCGCCACTGGGCGAGGATGTCGAGCTGGTCCTCTACCGGGTCGCGCAGGAAGGGCTCACCAATATCGTGCGCCACGCCGACGCCCACCGGGTCGAACTGGCGCTCCGGCGTACGCCCTCGGGGGTGGAACTGCTGCTCCGGGACGACGGCAGGGGCATCGGTACGGCGACGGAGGGCGCCGGGATCCGCGGGATGCGGGAGCGCGCCCTGCTCATCGGCGCCGAGGTGTCGGTGGAGCGGGGACCGGGGGGCGGCGCGGGGGGCGGCGGTACGGACGTACGGCTGCGCGTCCCGATCTGCGCGCGACCGGACGAGGACGCGAGCGAGGGGAACGGCGAGCCCGGCCGGCACGACGGGCACGAAGGACAGGACCGGCACGACCGGCAGCTCCGGCACGACCGGCTCAACGGAAACGGGGACGACCGACCATGA
- a CDS encoding response regulator, protein MTDTTRKTRILLADDHALVRRGVRLILDNEPDLTVVAEAGDGAEAIEMARADRPDLAILDIAMPRLTGLQAARELSRLQPELRILMLTMYDNEQYFFEALKSGASGYVLKSVADRDLVEACRAAMRDEPFLYPGAVTALIRNYLDRVRQGDSIPDSALTPREEEILKLVAEGHTSKEIAGMLLISVKTVERHRANLLQKLGLRDRLELTRYAIRAGLIEP, encoded by the coding sequence ATGACCGACACGACGCGCAAGACCCGCATCCTCCTCGCGGACGATCACGCGCTGGTCCGGCGGGGGGTCCGGCTGATCCTCGACAACGAGCCGGATCTGACGGTCGTCGCGGAGGCGGGCGACGGTGCCGAGGCCATCGAGATGGCCCGCGCCGACCGGCCCGACCTGGCGATTCTGGATATCGCGATGCCCCGGCTGACCGGCCTTCAGGCCGCGCGCGAACTCTCCCGGCTCCAGCCGGAGCTGCGCATCCTGATGCTGACGATGTACGACAACGAGCAGTATTTCTTCGAGGCGTTGAAGTCCGGCGCCAGCGGCTATGTCCTCAAGTCCGTCGCGGACCGGGACCTGGTGGAGGCGTGCCGGGCCGCCATGCGCGACGAGCCGTTCCTGTATCCCGGCGCGGTGACGGCCCTGATCAGGAACTATCTCGACCGGGTACGGCAGGGCGACAGCATCCCCGACAGCGCCCTCACCCCGCGCGAGGAGGAGATCCTCAAGCTGGTGGCCGAGGGGCACACCTCCAAGGAGATCGCCGGGATGCTGCTCATCAGCGTCAAGACCGTCGAGCGGCACCGCGCGAACCTGCTCCAGAAGCTGGGCCTGCGCGACCGGTTGGAGCTGACGCGCTACGCGATCAGGGCCGGTCTGATCGAGCCATGA
- a CDS encoding ABC transporter substrate-binding protein: MNPGNSWEFTDDRGHLTVADHHPARVVAYIQAGATLWDHGLRPLGIFGSHHDGDAPDPAKAGELPLAELHHFGAGSALDMDALLAAEPDLIVAVSYGGGQVYGIDPEAAKHLEERIPVVVIEVGKDRSLDGVRDRFSALARSLRTPVRPAEAELERAEERLRAVVAARPGGPGVLALSAAGAESAYLARPGTWPDLRALTELGVALIEPAEDGGANWRTAPWSEAAALAPGIVLADVRANAAPRDTLLANADWRTLEESARIVPWNPEAPSSHRAHARFLDAVSDALEAVAADDAA; the protein is encoded by the coding sequence ATGAACCCGGGCAACAGCTGGGAGTTCACGGACGACCGTGGCCACCTGACCGTGGCGGACCACCACCCGGCACGCGTGGTGGCCTATATACAGGCGGGCGCGACGCTGTGGGACCACGGTCTGCGTCCGCTGGGCATCTTCGGTTCCCATCACGACGGAGACGCGCCGGATCCGGCGAAGGCCGGCGAGCTTCCCCTCGCCGAGCTGCACCACTTCGGCGCGGGCAGCGCCCTCGACATGGACGCGCTCCTGGCGGCGGAGCCGGATCTGATCGTCGCCGTCAGCTATGGCGGCGGACAGGTGTACGGGATCGATCCGGAGGCCGCCAAGCATCTGGAGGAGCGGATTCCGGTGGTCGTCATCGAGGTGGGGAAGGACCGTTCGCTCGATGGCGTGCGGGATCGTTTCTCCGCGCTGGCCCGCTCCTTGCGTACCCCGGTCCGGCCCGCCGAGGCGGAGCTGGAGCGCGCGGAGGAACGGCTGCGCGCGGTGGTGGCGGCGCGGCCGGGCGGCCCCGGGGTGCTGGCCCTGTCGGCGGCGGGCGCGGAGTCCGCGTATCTGGCCCGGCCGGGGACCTGGCCCGATCTGCGGGCCCTGACCGAGCTGGGTGTGGCACTGATCGAGCCGGCGGAGGACGGCGGGGCGAACTGGCGTACGGCGCCGTGGTCCGAGGCCGCCGCGCTGGCCCCCGGCATCGTCCTCGCGGACGTCCGGGCGAACGCGGCACCGCGTGACACGCTCCTGGCCAACGCGGACTGGCGGACCCTTGAGGAGAGCGCGCGGATCGTGCCGTGGAACCCGGAGGCGCCGAGCAGCCACCGGGCGCACGCCCGCTTCCTCGACGCGGTCTCCGACGCGCTGGAGGCGGTCGCGGCGGACGACGCCGCGTAG
- a CDS encoding siderophore-interacting protein — translation MTDKDRTAHTEPAERAENTGRAEPSGPVEHTDTPGTGHQAATLPVRTVEVTGVARISPRMTRVTFGGPDLADLATAGPDQQVKLYFPRPGQRVPQLPATDGDVMSWYGAFLAIPEAERPWARSYTIRAHDRARGTIDIDFVLHDEEAPAAGDTGPATRWARTAAPGDVLGMFGPSAYFATPVPVGTADWMLLAGDETALPAIGTLIEALPEGARALAWIEVADAAEEQRFVTAGEVTVRWLHRGPAPSSPSDCTDSTDGPGHPGAPLLAAVRGAVFPGGSALAWLAGEASTVRALRRHLVEERGFDKRSVHFSGYWRHALTQDDAPTEADLAEARERSEGA, via the coding sequence ATGACCGACAAGGACCGCACGGCACACACCGAACCCGCCGAACGCGCCGAAAACACTGGCCGCGCCGAACCCTCCGGACCCGTCGAGCACACCGATACGCCCGGCACCGGGCACCAGGCCGCAACGCTCCCGGTCCGGACCGTCGAGGTGACCGGCGTCGCGCGGATCTCCCCGCGTATGACGCGCGTCACTTTCGGCGGTCCGGACCTCGCGGACCTCGCGACGGCCGGGCCCGACCAGCAGGTGAAGCTGTACTTCCCGAGGCCGGGACAGCGCGTTCCCCAACTCCCCGCGACGGACGGGGATGTGATGAGCTGGTACGGCGCGTTCCTGGCGATCCCCGAGGCGGAGCGGCCCTGGGCACGGAGTTACACGATCCGGGCGCACGACCGGGCGCGCGGCACGATCGACATCGACTTCGTCCTGCACGACGAAGAGGCGCCGGCGGCCGGGGACACCGGACCCGCGACCCGCTGGGCCCGTACCGCCGCGCCCGGCGATGTCCTGGGCATGTTCGGGCCGTCCGCGTACTTCGCCACGCCCGTACCGGTCGGCACGGCCGACTGGATGCTGCTGGCCGGTGACGAGACGGCCCTGCCCGCGATCGGCACCCTGATCGAGGCGCTGCCCGAGGGCGCCCGCGCGCTGGCCTGGATCGAAGTGGCGGACGCCGCCGAGGAGCAGCGCTTCGTCACGGCGGGCGAGGTGACGGTCCGCTGGCTGCACCGCGGACCCGCACCGTCCTCACCGTCCGACTGCACCGACAGCACTGACGGCCCCGGTCACCCCGGCGCTCCGCTGCTCGCGGCGGTGCGCGGCGCGGTGTTCCCCGGGGGCTCGGCCCTCGCCTGGCTCGCGGGCGAGGCGAGTACGGTCCGGGCCCTCCGGCGCCATCTTGTCGAGGAGCGCGGGTTCGACAAGCGGTCGGTGCACTTCTCCGGCTACTGGCGGCACGCGCTCACCCAGGACGACGCGCCCACGGAAGCGGACCTCGCGGAGGCCCGGGAGCGGTCGGAGGGCGCGTAG
- a CDS encoding AfsR/SARP family transcriptional regulator gives MSHFYRVLGVTRALRQDGTEVPLSGARLRALLTALAAAGGRAVPGGRLAGEVWDGADDPPAGRTAALQALVGRVRRALGREAVASVPGGYRLAAGRDDIDLFRFERLAAEGATALAADEPGRAAGILDEALALWDGPALADLPGHATDPRAVRAERGRREARRARLAAEAERGRPQEALAGLAALAAEHPLDEPLQAQRIRTLRAAGRPAEALQAYEDVRTGLADRLGTGPGPELRALYAELLTGGAPPPPARVPVRNGAPSARSTFHVGGGAATRAAGNLRAPLTSFVGRAAELAGLATALRTVRLVTLTGAGGAGKTRLALEAARAGAAAWPDGVWVAELAPVRDAGTVAETVLTALGARETVVRGATVTDGPAPADPLLQLAEHCAQWRVLILLDNCEQVIGAVAELAETVLTRCPGVTLLATSREPLGVPGETVRTVGPLPQDMALRLLAERGAAARTGFTPDDDPLACAEICRRLDGLPLAIELAAARLRAFAPRQLADRLDDRFRLLGPGSGRRTALPRQQTLRAVVDWSWDLLTEDERTVLRRLSVFAGGCGPTEAEAVCGPPAGTGSDDTPGLLASLVDKSLVVAEPAEPTAPDGSGGLRYRLLETVAEYAAERLDAAGERAAVAHRHLVVYREFARTGDLELRGRGQLGRLDRFEREHDNLRAALRTAVDRGEEQDALCLALSLSWFWQLRGHRGDAHTWSSAAAALGPDPFRTPVRPAVPLTEPCTGQPPPWKEEQLWEARRGVRLIVLWSDEAAPGELELPRTRARLRAMIDAYGSGLPQNCRQPGSLWFFARLMTGELPGLMEAMDALVTACRAQADAQSAGDGGAGGSIDWDLGLALMLRSKLFGDRPDGLDRSARDADEALALFTRTGDLVGIAESLAARAETYERQGRYEAAALDFERAMESCARVGAHAQVPLLKARLASVRLVAAPDPAARTAAEQLLVAAVEEAAEGRCQAEGVARLLLARHYARTGRRQAARSQLRALEPLAGPAAQTLLGGAVAGTHAWLDCLDGRYEEARTQSREAVRRLDALGRLVAPHLMAQQFVCAAWAKARLGEAADAARLLGAYARHTDRSEAPGLRPFPSPADPETLARAESAIRAALDEHARAVARAEGAALPVGEAAALV, from the coding sequence GTGAGCCACTTCTACCGCGTACTCGGCGTCACCCGTGCCCTCCGCCAGGACGGCACCGAGGTGCCGCTCAGCGGTGCCCGGCTGCGGGCGCTGCTGACCGCGCTGGCCGCCGCCGGCGGGCGGGCCGTCCCCGGCGGCCGGCTGGCGGGCGAGGTGTGGGACGGCGCGGACGATCCGCCCGCCGGGCGAACGGCGGCCCTCCAGGCACTGGTGGGGCGGGTACGGCGAGCGCTTGGCCGGGAGGCGGTCGCCTCCGTGCCCGGGGGTTACCGGCTGGCCGCCGGGCGGGACGACATCGATCTCTTCCGCTTCGAACGCCTCGCGGCCGAGGGCGCCACCGCGCTCGCCGCCGACGAGCCCGGGCGGGCCGCCGGAATCCTCGACGAGGCCCTGGCGCTCTGGGACGGACCCGCGCTGGCCGACCTCCCCGGCCACGCCACCGACCCCCGGGCGGTACGGGCCGAGCGGGGCCGCCGCGAGGCCCGGCGCGCCCGCCTCGCGGCCGAGGCCGAGCGCGGCCGGCCGCAGGAGGCGCTGGCCGGCCTCGCGGCGCTCGCCGCCGAACACCCGCTGGACGAGCCCCTCCAGGCCCAGCGGATCCGTACCCTCCGCGCGGCCGGCCGCCCCGCCGAGGCGCTCCAGGCGTACGAGGACGTACGGACCGGCCTCGCCGACCGCCTCGGGACCGGACCCGGACCCGAACTGCGCGCCCTGTACGCCGAACTGCTCACCGGCGGCGCGCCCCCGCCGCCCGCGCGGGTGCCCGTACGGAACGGCGCCCCGAGCGCGCGGAGCACGTTCCACGTGGGGGGAGGCGCGGCCACCCGGGCCGCCGGCAACCTCCGGGCCCCGCTCACCTCGTTCGTGGGCCGCGCGGCCGAACTGGCCGGGCTCGCCACCGCGCTCCGTACCGTACGGCTGGTCACTCTGACCGGCGCCGGCGGTGCGGGCAAGACCCGCCTCGCCCTGGAGGCCGCCCGCGCCGGGGCCGCCGCGTGGCCCGACGGGGTGTGGGTGGCCGAACTGGCGCCGGTACGGGACGCGGGGACCGTCGCCGAGACCGTTCTCACGGCGCTCGGCGCCCGCGAGACGGTGGTCCGGGGCGCGACGGTGACAGACGGCCCGGCACCGGCGGATCCGCTCCTCCAGCTCGCCGAACACTGCGCACAGTGGCGGGTGCTGATCCTGCTGGACAACTGCGAGCAGGTGATCGGCGCCGTCGCCGAACTGGCCGAGACCGTGCTGACCCGCTGTCCCGGGGTGACCCTGCTGGCCACCAGCCGCGAACCGCTCGGCGTCCCGGGCGAGACCGTACGGACCGTGGGCCCGCTGCCGCAGGACATGGCGCTGCGGCTCCTCGCCGAACGCGGCGCCGCCGCCCGTACGGGATTCACCCCCGACGACGACCCGCTCGCCTGCGCCGAGATCTGCCGCCGCCTCGACGGACTGCCGCTCGCCATCGAGCTGGCCGCCGCCCGGCTGCGCGCGTTCGCCCCGCGCCAGCTGGCCGACCGGCTCGACGACCGCTTCCGGCTGCTCGGCCCGGGAAGCGGCCGGCGGACCGCGCTGCCCCGGCAGCAGACCCTGCGGGCCGTCGTCGACTGGTCCTGGGACCTCCTCACGGAGGACGAACGGACCGTGCTGCGGCGGCTGTCGGTGTTCGCGGGCGGCTGCGGACCCACCGAGGCCGAGGCCGTGTGCGGACCGCCGGCGGGGACCGGCTCCGACGACACCCCGGGGCTCCTCGCCTCCCTCGTGGACAAGTCGCTGGTCGTCGCGGAACCCGCCGAGCCCACCGCTCCGGACGGATCCGGGGGCCTGCGCTACCGGCTGCTGGAGACCGTCGCCGAGTACGCCGCCGAACGGCTGGACGCGGCGGGGGAGCGCGCGGCCGTGGCCCACCGCCACCTCGTCGTCTACCGGGAGTTCGCCCGCACCGGTGACCTGGAGCTTCGGGGCCGGGGGCAGTTGGGCCGGCTGGACCGCTTCGAGCGGGAGCACGACAACCTCCGCGCCGCGCTGCGCACGGCCGTCGACCGGGGGGAGGAACAGGACGCGCTCTGTCTCGCGCTCTCGCTGAGCTGGTTCTGGCAGCTGCGCGGCCACCGAGGTGACGCGCACACCTGGTCGAGCGCGGCGGCGGCCCTCGGCCCCGACCCCTTCCGGACGCCGGTGCGCCCCGCCGTGCCGCTCACCGAGCCGTGCACCGGACAGCCGCCGCCCTGGAAGGAGGAGCAGCTCTGGGAGGCCAGACGCGGCGTACGGCTGATCGTCCTGTGGAGCGACGAGGCGGCCCCCGGCGAGCTGGAGCTGCCCCGCACCCGAGCCCGGCTGCGCGCGATGATCGACGCGTACGGGTCCGGGCTGCCGCAGAACTGCCGCCAGCCGGGCTCGCTCTGGTTCTTCGCCCGGCTGATGACGGGGGAGCTGCCGGGGCTCATGGAGGCCATGGACGCCCTGGTGACGGCGTGCCGTGCGCAGGCGGACGCCCAGAGCGCGGGAGACGGGGGCGCGGGCGGGAGCATCGACTGGGATCTCGGCCTGGCGCTGATGCTGCGCTCCAAGCTCTTCGGCGACCGGCCCGACGGGCTGGACCGGTCGGCCCGCGACGCGGACGAGGCGCTCGCCCTGTTCACGCGTACGGGAGACCTCGTCGGCATCGCCGAGTCGCTCGCCGCCCGCGCCGAGACATACGAGCGCCAGGGCCGGTACGAGGCGGCGGCCCTCGACTTCGAGCGCGCCATGGAGAGTTGCGCCCGCGTGGGCGCCCACGCGCAGGTGCCCCTCCTCAAGGCCCGGCTGGCCTCCGTACGGCTGGTGGCGGCGCCGGACCCGGCGGCGCGTACGGCCGCCGAACAGCTGCTGGTGGCGGCCGTCGAGGAGGCGGCCGAGGGCAGATGCCAGGCCGAAGGCGTGGCGCGCCTCCTGCTGGCCCGGCACTACGCGCGCACCGGCAGGAGACAGGCCGCGCGGAGCCAGCTGCGCGCGCTGGAACCGCTCGCCGGGCCCGCCGCGCAGACGCTTCTCGGCGGCGCGGTCGCGGGCACGCACGCCTGGCTCGACTGTCTGGACGGGCGGTACGAGGAGGCGCGGACCCAGTCCCGCGAGGCGGTGCGACGGCTCGACGCCCTGGGCCGGCTGGTGGCCCCGCACCTGATGGCCCAGCAGTTCGTCTGCGCCGCCTGGGCCAAGGCGCGCCTGGGCGAGGCGGCGGACGCGGCCCGGCTGCTGGGAGCGTACGCGCGCCACACCGACCGGTCCGAGGCGCCGGGACTGCGGCCCTTCCCGTCCCCGGCCGACCCGGAGACCCTCGCCCGCGCCGAATCCGCGATCCGCGCCGCACTGGACGAACACGCCCGTGCCGTCGCCCGCGCGGAGGGCGCCGCGCTCCCGGTGGGAGAGGCGGCGGCCCTGGTGTGA
- a CDS encoding SpoIIE family protein phosphatase: MAGVDRDPDRPAIGDRPVIGADQRLALNRMGSFDWDLESGTFDLDDAGLAVFDLRPDEYDGRAASLVSRVPPEEGLRIEAVVDAAVRGGRTSYGSYFQVTRRTGHRQWTHTRGHILRDGHGRPYRVVGIVRNATAEFTEFTAAGPAETARPGLTTVVQTTTEALSAAITVDDVAAVLTGAGGLERFGADGLALGLVEGGALRLIAMAGESMEVLDDLRLHRLDGSLPLADAVLRQQPRFVTSLRDLVADRFPRLRPYIRRLGANAAAFLPLVAQARCIGCLAVFYRSRTHFPAVDREAFLTLAGIVAQSLQRAILFDQEREFATGLQAAMLPRDLPEFPGAEIAVRYHAAWNGRAVGGDWYDVIALPRGRVGIVVGDVQGHDTHAAAVMGQLRIALRAFAGEGHTPATVLARASRFLAELDTERFATCVYAQLDPETGAILAVRAGHLGPLLRHPDGRTRWPDLRGGLPLGAATAFGFEEFPETRLDLVPGETLVLCTDGLVEEPGRDIAEGMALLAEAVRSGPGRAGALADHLSERLWERWGTGDDVALLVLRRSPGPGGGPAPRIHQYIHQADPEGLAETRAALRRALTDWGLPELADDVELAAGELLVNVLLHTEGGAVLTLEVLPEPVRRVRLWVKDRSSAWPRRRDPGEAATSGRGLLLVEALAARWGVEPRGDGKAVWCEFERAPEPDPEH; the protein is encoded by the coding sequence ATGGCAGGAGTCGATCGGGACCCGGACCGGCCGGCGATCGGCGACCGGCCGGTGATCGGCGCGGACCAGAGGCTCGCCCTCAACCGTATGGGCAGCTTCGACTGGGACCTGGAGAGCGGCACCTTCGACCTGGACGACGCCGGCCTCGCCGTCTTCGACCTGCGCCCCGACGAGTACGACGGCCGGGCCGCCTCCCTGGTCTCCCGGGTGCCGCCCGAGGAGGGGCTGCGGATCGAGGCCGTGGTGGACGCGGCCGTGCGCGGGGGCCGTACTTCGTACGGCTCGTACTTCCAGGTGACCCGCCGCACCGGCCACCGGCAGTGGACCCACACCCGCGGCCATATCCTGCGCGACGGCCACGGCCGCCCGTACCGGGTCGTCGGCATCGTCCGCAACGCGACGGCGGAGTTCACCGAGTTCACCGCCGCGGGCCCGGCGGAGACCGCCCGGCCCGGCCTGACCACCGTGGTCCAGACCACCACGGAGGCGCTGTCGGCGGCCATCACCGTCGACGACGTCGCCGCCGTACTGACGGGCGCGGGCGGACTGGAGCGCTTCGGCGCCGACGGGCTGGCCCTGGGCCTGGTCGAGGGCGGCGCCCTGCGGCTGATCGCCATGGCGGGCGAGTCCATGGAGGTCCTGGACGATCTGCGGCTGCACCGGCTCGACGGCTCCCTCCCCCTGGCCGACGCGGTCCTCCGGCAGCAGCCGCGCTTCGTCACCTCGCTGCGCGACCTCGTCGCCGACCGGTTCCCCCGGCTGCGGCCCTACATCCGCAGGCTCGGGGCCAACGCGGCGGCCTTCCTGCCGCTGGTCGCCCAGGCCCGCTGCATCGGCTGTCTGGCGGTCTTCTACCGCTCCCGCACCCACTTCCCGGCGGTCGACCGCGAGGCGTTCCTGACACTGGCCGGAATCGTCGCCCAGTCGCTCCAGCGCGCCATCCTCTTCGACCAGGAACGCGAATTCGCGACCGGCCTCCAGGCGGCCATGCTGCCCCGGGACCTCCCCGAGTTCCCCGGCGCGGAGATCGCCGTGCGCTACCACGCCGCGTGGAACGGCCGGGCGGTGGGCGGCGACTGGTACGACGTCATCGCGCTGCCCCGGGGCCGGGTCGGCATCGTCGTCGGCGACGTCCAGGGACACGACACGCACGCCGCCGCCGTCATGGGACAGCTGCGGATCGCCCTGCGCGCCTTCGCGGGCGAGGGCCACACCCCCGCGACCGTCCTGGCGCGCGCCTCGCGCTTCCTCGCCGAACTCGACACGGAACGCTTCGCGACCTGTGTGTACGCCCAGCTCGACCCGGAGACCGGCGCGATCCTGGCCGTACGCGCCGGCCACCTCGGACCGCTCCTGCGGCACCCCGACGGCAGGACCCGCTGGCCCGATCTGCGCGGCGGCCTTCCGCTGGGGGCCGCCACCGCCTTCGGGTTCGAGGAGTTCCCCGAGACCCGGCTCGACCTCGTGCCCGGGGAGACCCTCGTGCTCTGCACGGACGGGCTCGTCGAGGAGCCCGGCCGGGACATCGCGGAGGGCATGGCGCTCCTGGCCGAAGCCGTACGGTCCGGACCCGGCCGGGCGGGCGCGCTCGCCGACCACCTCTCCGAGCGGCTGTGGGAGCGCTGGGGGACCGGCGACGACGTCGCGCTCCTCGTCCTGCGCCGCAGCCCCGGCCCCGGCGGCGGCCCGGCACCCCGAATCCACCAGTACATCCACCAGGCCGACCCGGAGGGCCTGGCGGAGACCCGCGCCGCGCTGCGCCGGGCGCTCACCGACTGGGGCCTGCCGGAGCTGGCCGACGATGTCGAGCTGGCGGCCGGCGAACTGCTGGTGAACGTGCTGCTGCACACCGAGGGCGGCGCCGTCCTCACCCTTGAGGTGCTGCCCGAACCCGTCCGGCGCGTACGCCTATGGGTCAAGGACCGCTCCAGCGCCTGGCCCCGCCGCCGCGACCCCGGCGAGGCCGCGACCTCGGGGCGCGGTCTGCTGCTGGTGGAGGCGCTGGCGGCCCGCTGGGGGGTCGAGCCGCGCGGCGACGGCAAGGCCGTCTGGTGCGAATTCGAGCGCGCCCCGGAGCCGGACCCCGAGCACTGA